caagTCCTTTaaattaagcatatatctACAAGAATGTCACAAGTCAATTTATCTTCACGAAAATTAGACACAAACATCCACGAAATTGCAGTTTGAGTCAACTTTTATTGGGTTCGTGTTCTCATCAGGTTGATCTATTAAGAACCTAATAATTTCAAGTTGAGTTCAAATTACTTTAAATTCGGTTCAGGTAACTtgctaaaaatatttctaatactttaataataaaaactatactttaattttattctctatatttatgtaaattggGTTTAAATCAGTTTTctcatgtaatttttttaataaatcaagTTTAATCGTATAAATCAGTTGTAATCATGtaatataagattttaatcATGCAAAAAAGGGGTGTGTCGTTTTTCATGTTATTATCGTGTCGAGTGAATATATCGTGTTCGAGTTAACCATAACAGATCAAATTCACATTATGTTTTATTGGGTTGAATCGTTATAAGATTGACCCCATAACGATCCAATCCATATGATTTTGCATCCAGGTGTACAACTAAGCAAGATATACGAAAGTACACCAATTGCAAATTCAGGtcatactataatttttaaaatatcaaagaGGAATTTccttattaattaaaaatatcaactgaaaatatcattttgtaCCAATTCAACACAAACTTTGTAAATTTCACACAATCCAAGCGTGCAATTCAGTCTATATTTCCGTAAGCCGACTTTTCAAGTCTGAACAAAAAAGCCTATTtttgaacaaataaattaaaaaacctCTCTGAAACATCGTGGAAATATCCATGCAAACACAACTCTCCcccaatatatatacaaagcaaagcaaaacaaaacatttatcCACACACAAAAACATGGAATCTTCTATGAGAAGACCTAAGTTCCACAAAGCCTACGGCAGGACCAAAGCCAATGCGCCTTGCAAGAGACACCCCAAACACATACAATCTCCAGGGGTTTGCTCGCGCTGCCTCAACGAAAAGCTCTTCCGATTAGCCAATGGCCGCGCCAAGAGACCTGCGATTTACTCGGCCTCCTCCTTGTcttcctcctcgtcctcgtaTATTTCATCCCTGTCGTCTTCGGATGAGTCTTCGTATTCCTCTCCTGTGTTGAGCTACGCCCCCTCGAGGATTTTGAAGAAGGAAACGCTAAAGAAGAGCCGATCAACGTCGCAGGGATGGAGAGAAGAGGAGGATCGAAGCGTTGGGATTTTGAAACGGGGGTTTTGGTCAAGTCCAAGAGAAGGAGATGACGGCCGTGGTCCATTGCTTGAGAACTTGGAGGGTTGTCGGTAATCCGCTAGTAAACACTGGCATAAATAATCTGCTGAAAATTCCGCCAATAATGTGAGCATTTTTTGTAATGgaaaccaaaatcataaaaaggttaattatataatgaaatcaattttcattGCTAATGCAATCAACTTTTCCTTCAATACAAATGTTCCCTAACTCCCAAATGTTTTAAGTAACCAACTCTACCTCAACAATATATCATTGATAGAGTATATTACTatgataatagtagtagttggTTAGTTGCCATAGAATATTATGTTCTCAACAAAAAACCTACGAGGGTACTAAATTAAAGACTTCGCTTGTAAAAGTAAGATAACCCAAATCGAAAACAAATTCCACGCTAGCTAGATGTTATTAATAGAAAATCAATGttaaatattcaactccaatAACGTAAACAATGACCCAAAAATtactttcaattttggaaGCTAGGTTATTGATTAGGTCAATATATTGACCTGTTTATTCAAGAATAGTTATTATGTTATGTGAAAGTGAAATGATTGTTAGTCAAAAGCGGAATCGCGTGGTACACAATTCACACCATTAGAccatattaatttgtttttaaaaaatttactcttcattttcttcattgaaaAGTTATTGaatgatactactataaatcTTTTAAAATCTGCTATATGAATTAAAGGTCTTAAACGACATTCCTCGTAATTTCTTTCGaataaaaatcatgattttGTTAATTGGAACTCGGAAAAAGTATCCAATTGAAGCAGACATGCGTGAATCTCTTTCAAATAGGGTAATTATATGGTTTATTTTAGTCAACAAAAGTTCAATCTGTTCTTTATTGGGGaagttatcatttttttttttgggtatgAGATGCAATTCTTTTCTTAAAAGCCAAATAAAATATCGTTAAATTATTTCGACGTGCTCTTCATGTCTCATTTGTATGCGTTCCTATAATAAACCAAATATTGCGTATATAAGTTGTTAACACGACAAGAATTCATAGGTAACAATCAGGTTAATTGAATCCCAGTACAGTTGAAGTAATCAggtaattacaaataattaaatcaaactaTTCATCCCTCCTAagtaagtatttttatttacaaagtATAGTCAACTCGCACGtcaatatatagatatatagagagagagtagCAAGGTCAACAATTTGATGGTTGCTAGAATCATTAAACCATTATAGATAAATAGTAGTCGAAGAAATCAAGTTGGCATTTACTTATTCTGATTTCACTTTATGATGTCATGAGAGCTTTTTTTGAGAAGAATTTCATCTCATCTAATTTATAACATGAATCTAGAATATAGTTATtcataaaatgttaaattttaatttgatttatttttatagtaaatgATAGtagcctttttttttatctccacataatttgaataattatatatatatatataggtttgtgttaaaatgacaacccctcttaaaatgacaacgtgacaacgcttatacagcaatattataaacgttacacacaatatccaacacgttagacTGCAATTTATAGATTCTTTgtctaacgtgttggatatagattgctgtctaacgtgttggatattcttgttcaagaaaaattgctgtTTAAAGACCACAAAATTGTTGCCcgtcttttttgtttttttgtttttttgtttttttgccacgtggcagcttattattcgtccacgtgtacaaatgattggctagaaatggtggtatggtgttattttaaggggtggtggcaccctcacatgcccctatatatatatataggttcttgttaggttgagatttttgggtctaattgagaattgagatgcaaccACAACCACTCATTCGCGCGATGTCAACAGCctgtagtttatgtcaacagggggtatttttgtcatttcagttCTAAAATGTTTAAACTATATTCTAAATACTCTGTAAAACTCTCGAACGGTTTCTCAAAGTTCTCTCCCAAGTTTCTGTCGCGATTCATCGCGATTCTAAATACAATTTTGCATCTTCTCTCCTCTTCGTCGCGATTCATCTCCTAATCTTAGATTTCGGTCAGTTTTctacat
The genomic region above belongs to Salvia hispanica cultivar TCC Black 2014 chromosome 3, UniMelb_Shisp_WGS_1.0, whole genome shotgun sequence and contains:
- the LOC125209626 gene encoding uncharacterized protein LOC125209626; translated protein: MESSMRRPKFHKAYGRTKANAPCKRHPKHIQSPGVCSRCLNEKLFRLANGRAKRPAIYSASSLSSSSSSYISSLSSSDESSYSSPVLSYAPSRILKKETLKKSRSTSQGWREEEDRSVGILKRGFWSSPREGDDGRGPLLENLEGCR